GCCTTCGGAGCCCACCAAACAGACGGCCCGTGGTCCGACGAAGAGGAGCATGTCAGAGCCCCCACAGGGCATCATCAAGCCGGCCACTGCCTCGTGTGGGCTTGCAAAGCCTGCAAGAGAAAGTCCACTACCATGGACCGGAGGAAGGCAGCCACCATGCGCGAGAGGAGGCGACTGAAGAAAGTGAACCAGGCTTTCGACACGCTGAAGAGGTGCACCACTGCCAACCCCAACCAACGGCTCCCCAAAGTGGAGATCCTGAGAAACGCCATCAGGTACATCGAAAGCCTGCAGGAGGTCTTGAGAGAGCAGGTAGAGAACTACTACAGCCTGCCAGGACAGAGCTGCTCTGAACCCACCAGCCCAACTTCCAGCTGCTCCGACGGGATGGTAAGAGACAGACGTTTCGATCACGTAAAACGCTTTTGGGTTGTAAACTTGCCGACATAGGCAGGTTACTCCGTTACTTCAGGGCTCTGCTGTAAGGTAGAAGAGTGAAAACGGGGTGCGTTTATTAAGATCCCACGGAAACGTTAAGTGCGCTTAGGGAAATGGTCCCTTTCCAGGATGTAATTCACATGGTTCTGCATGCAAACAGCCTTGcagtgctgtgggggtggggggcttcaTATATGCAAAGGGGGCAGCTTTGTTGCCCTGCAGGGGATGAAGATAACTAGAAAACAAGCTCCTGGGTAGTGATCATAGCATTCACCATTCAATGCCCGTCAATTCTCCTTCGTGTTGTGTAGCCAAGCTCTTATGAAGTACCTCATGGACCATGGAGAACTGAGACTAGGGAGTGAAGCCTTTGCTTACCCCTCGCTCCCCAACCCCCAGTAATGTTACAGTCGTCATGAAAAAAATAGAGGGGAACCCACCCAGCTGAAGCCTGGCCCAGAGGGGGTGTTGATGCATTTTTTCCCGAGCGCGTTTGCTCCCTCAGTGCCAGGTTTTAATGTGCTTTCGCTCTGGGAAAGTGTCctcttactgactcgctgtgccTTCCGCCTGCTACCAATCCATTCTCCATGGTTAACGCGGTGCACATTGCTGATGGGTTCGCCTTTTGCCACGCTGCCCCTCACGCAAAGAGCCGCTGGAAACTGAGCTAATGTAAGCAAATGTGCCGGGGAAGAGCGAAGGCGCGGTGGGGTTTTAGGGTCCCACTGCGGAGTCAGCAGGGCGCTAGGCGCAGCCCGTTGGAAGTCAGCGGGCAAAGTCGCGCACCCATAAGCTCTGTGCGCTCATTTCTTGTTTGTTCTAGGCCGAATGCAACAGCCCTGCCTGGCCCCGGCGGAACAGCAGGTTTGACACTGTCTATTGCCCGGACCCACACAGCGGTAAGCATGAACACAGGGCTCTGGCCAGCTAGTTTCTTAATAGCGCAACTCCGGCGTGAGTAAGGTGGCATCGACGTAGCTGGAGAGGCAGCGCCTGCCATGAGTTTTCACACTCCCAATCTCTATGCCAGGCGGTGATATTTACAAACGGCGAGGTGTGCTGCGTGTCGGCGTCTGGACTCCAAAGGGCTGGGTGGGGATAGGTACATGCGTTGGAAATTAAATCGCAGCTAATTCATGTTTCTTGATGCATGGAAGTGTTTTCTATTACTTTCGCCTTACTCTGTTCCACAGACAAAAGTACTACACTGTCCAGCTTGGACTGTTTATCCAGTATCGTGGATCGCATCTCTTCCACCTCCGATCAAGCTGCGCTGCCGCTGCGGGACAccgcctccctccctgcaaacGCCAGCCTCGATTCCCAGCCAGGCACCCCTAGGACCCCTCCTCATTCCAGGCTCATCTATCACGTCTTATGAGCTCTGAGACTTGAAACCAACTCCATCCACTGCTTTTACGTGGGGAGAAAGAAACTCACGCAATGAATAGCCCTGCCTCTCGGAGAATGAACTATGCACGTGGAATCCACGCGTTTCAACCTATGTATATAAAGGAGAAGCTTTTTAAACTGTATATTTGTGAATAGTGTTGCTGCGAGATGTATTTAACTAAAGCATTCTTGACAcattttttgactttttattATATTGTTACCAGGTTAGCTTTTTGGCTAGCGTAAACATTGTACGCAGTAAACAGAAGGCTGTAACAAGTGGCTTCCTGCAAAGTTTTTATAGCAATGCTTACGTTATATTTTCATAAATGGTATTTCTTAACGTTCTTGGTTAGAGGAGGCACTTTTATTTCACCTGAAACAGCAAAGCAAGTAAGAGCTCACTTGCAAACAACATTAAACATATTCGTCTCATCAGATATAAATGTATGAAATACATAGAAAACATTGTTGCCTAATGCTGTATAGTTTATTTCCATTCATGGGATGCTTTTTGTTGTAAGCACGTCAGTATTTCTGTGGGGACCGGGGGTTCTCAAAATAAAAGCAACTGAAATTGTCAAAGGCTGGGAATTCATGGTATTCTGAAAATCCTGCTATAAATAAAACTACTACAGAAGTAGTTCGTTTTGTGGTTCTTTAAACCATCTCCAAATATTCAGGACTCTAGCCATTTTTTTATGATTTCTAGCTTTTCCATATGGTTACGAATTCTTCGAACTCATCATGCTAATAATGGTACCACATATTGCACATTTAATCTAGAGGAATCCCAAAGCCTTTTACAAACTAAAGCCTAGGTCCTGCGAAAAGTTAGGCACATATTTAACTTGAAGCCTGTGAATAGTCCCTTTGAGTTTGGTGGCACTATTCAAATCacgtgcataaatgtttgcaggattagggcctaaagaTACAATGCAGCACTCCCTATGTGAGTGGCTCTTCCTCATGCAAGTAGGGATGGCCATGGGACTACTCAGTAAGCcggggtttgcaggatcaggcctttatatTACACATTAACAGCAGAGACCTGCTCCTattgacattgatttcaatgagaacagAACTGGGCCCTACCTCTACAGTCCTTATTCTGGCAGGACCCCCCCCCACGCATTTATTTCTGTGGGAGTAAGGGCACAGTAAACATTATAGGCTTTGGCCTTAATACTACATTGTCACTTTACCATGTGTCAACTGCATGATTTGGCTCTTATATTGTAGGCAGACtcatagatgctggaactgggggtgctgggggtgctgccacacccctgggCTTGAAGTGGTCcctattatatacagggtttacagtttggttcaatggctgtcagcaATCCAACTATACAAATTGTCCTAGCACCACTGGACAGAATTGTACTCTCCCTTATACTGTCTGTGGCAAAGGACTACCATTGTAACAGAGCAGAAGTTGGCAGAGTTGATAAAAACAAATTGCAAACTATCCCTTTTTTCTGCAACCCACAAACTACAGTTCACAAGGTTCACAAAACACATTATTTTGCACATTTTCTGTGTTCCACCTCATATGACAGAACTGTATGCATAATTCATAGATGGTAACAGAGTCACACGGCACTAGAAATCGCCAGGCAGCATTTGCAAAATTAtgatctttttgaaaaaaaatatttcctttcagttACCAAGTCACTTCAGCTAACATGTTCTATGATGAAAAGATTCCAACCATTAGTAATGCTCTAGCTATAATCCAAGAATGTCTTCACAGCAAAGTCCAGAAAAGAAAGATGGATTCTTTTAATAGTGCTCAAGAGTATCTAGCATGAGAAATTATCCTCTCGGTGTCAGGTCTCATGGACGAAAGGTGTATAAGCTTTACTAGCATGAGCTTATGGATATATTTGGCATATTCATGTTATTGCTAGCAATGGATGGCTCAGAGCAGTAGTAATGGGATACAGACCCTTTCAtgtctaaggacttgtctacactgcaggcttGCTGTGTGTTATCTCCTGCACCTTTGCCCAAACCCCTCACATACTCATCCAGCGGAGTATGGAGCAGAACACATGTTGATCAGTGACCCATCCCTACCTACTTTCCCACTTTACAGTGTGGAGATAGCAAAGAGGGTACCACCTGACCTTGAGCCAACATAATCCTACACAGTTATTGCCACAATTCCCTGAACTTGTATCTTTTTGCCCTTCTACCTACTCACTTCTCACTTGCCCTCTGTGCACCAGCAGCTACATGGCATTTAACCTGTCTTTTCCCATTCAGTTTAATTCAGTTTCTGCACAGCTCAGCCCATCTCTGCCAAACAGCAAGAGACCCGCCACAGAGCATGCTGCTAGCTAGATGGAGGAGCACCCCAGGGTTCTAGTTTGCTGTTGGTGTGAATACTCCAAAGATCATGATTGCATCCACAGCTCCAGCAATATCCACCTCTATGAGACCATCTCAAagaggcaggcagagctgggcacccaccAGCCTGGTGTATAGGGCTGGGAGTGTATGAAGCTCCTGAAGCAGCTGGATGAAAAGCAAAGGAAGGGAGCAGCAGGTTGGCCCCTGCGCCAACAAGTTACTCTTTTTGTGATGAGCTGGATCCATTTGCCACCACCCTGAGCAAAGAGGTCACTATCTTGCATAAGGGAGGTCTTGTTTACAGAGTGAAGGAAGGGGGAATAGCAATGGAGGATAGTCCAGTGGAGCCGGTATGAAACTGAGAACTGGAAGCTTAGGGTAAGCCCATGTGGGCAGACAGGCAAATGGCCATACAGAGGCAATTATCTGTGGGCCTGTTTGGGGAAAGACCTGTGGAACAGCCTGGGGAGAGTGTGGTGAACAGCCGGGGGTCAGATCTGTGCATGGTAAGTGCTGTCCACTATCTTTGTTAGTATTGTAGGAAATTATAGTCTTAAAAAGGAGGGATTTCTTGGTTATGACCAATAAAATTATTGTTATGGAGGATATTGCATGCTAGTAGGGTGTGTTTAGCTTTGATTGAGGGTGGAAGCTATGCATTCCCATAACCCCCCCCTTTCCTgtgcctgtccctgcccccagtcACATGGATGCATGGTGGGGGAAAATTACACACATCATTAGTAGCTCTTTCAGAGTATTGTTGTAGTAAATATTAGCACAATATTTAAAGGACTGCATGTCTGGCAAACATGAacacatatttataaatatattgccCTTTAGTAACCCAGTCACACAAATCTGATTATATATGTTTATACCTAGCCTATCAAAACATTGTCCCAAATCATTGTCCTAAAGGAGACAGCATAGATTCTAAATCCCAGGGGCCACAAGATGTGGCAAAGGTCCTTTTGTCCTCAGTGTGTGTCTCTCTTGCTCTGTCCATTTGCAGCAACCTGTCCATTACAGGCAGGGGGAGGATGAGAGGATGGGGGAGATGAAGGGGGGCACTCTGCTGATGGCATCTCACTCATCTTCTCCACTCAGGATATGGTCTTCAACCACCAGCCACCCCAAAACCCCCTTGGCATAGACATTTGGGTTCCTCCACTTGCCTGGAAAAGCGCCTCTTTTTTCCCCAATCTTGTACTCTGGACAGGGTGATGTCCACCAGGGCTTTGGTGGAATTCAGCCAAGGTTTGTAGAAAGTGTGACCAAAAATTATCACTTGATCACTGTTTTGCATCTTCTCTGAAGTGAGCTGGTGAACTGAGTCTATTTCCCTTTAGAGATACATCCTCACCATAAAACTACGATCACAAATGGCACTAACTGGCTGTTTCAACTAAGAGGTAAATGTGCGTGGACTGACTTTACTTAACTATCCAGCTCAAGTTTGATAGGATAGTGCGGGGACAGCTGCACTACTGACGTAGGGCATGATCTGCTAAGTACTCTGTGTGCTATGCTGCCACTGAACTCAAGTGAATTTTGGTTTATAGGACTGGGccctcactgtgtgactttggtgTATCTCATTTCTCTTTGGGCCTCAATTTGCCGGTTCTTAGGTGGGGATAATAATACACATCTACTACCCAGGGAAGTTGTGAGTTTAAGTAATTATGTGTAAAAGTGCTTTCAGAGCCTTGGACAAAAGTGTTAGTTCACTGTAATGTCATTAGGGACATTCCAATCCTTAAACActttcagtaccaggtaaatgTTTTCAATCACATGCACAAACTTTTcttaatatacatttaaaatttagggTTAATGTATGATCACTTCCTCTGCAAACATTCATTGAAATACTTTCAGAGAAACAGGAAAgtcaatgtttttatttataagaACACTTCTTCACGTGGGTATCCCCTCACATGCCTGTTGTTACTTTGCTATGGAGATTATTGAggccaaatgaaaatatttaggtGGGAGGTAGTTCTAGTGTTCTACTGATCATTTAACATGATGATTAAACAATTAGACAAGCTATAGAACATACTCTTTTAATTCTGCACTTTACTGACCTTGGCAGGTGACCTTCTTTCAAGCATGCAGTGCAACACTGACAAATCACATGTTCGTAATATACACCTCTCTTTGGCTAGCAGACATTTTAAGACTGACAACAAAGGTCAATACCTTTGAGAACTAGCTCTTAACTTATTGAATGTGTAAAAGTATACAGCATGCTGTACATTTGTTAATATCCTTAACAGCAGTCACATGCTAGATTACAATTGGAGGGGCATTTTATGAAGTTTAGGAGGTCCAGATGCAGAGTTTAGCAGGCCTCCAAACAAAACTGTTATGAATCCTTGGATATCTGACagtgttccttctaatttttcccacccatgtgcggaatgaattttgttaagtgcaccaatatggaggtgatgcgtgacacatcacctccatattggtgcacataacaaaattaatgtgtcggggatggggccgaggggtttggaatgtgggaggggctcaaggctggggcagagagttggggtgtgggggggtggtgagggctccagctgggggtacaggctctgcagtggggccagggatgaggggcattgggatggggcagagggtttgggtatgggagggggagggggagggagagggctccggctgggggtgcgggctctggggtgaggctgaggggtttggggtgaaggctgtcCCGGAGCTACGGCAGGGAGAGAAGAcgcccccatctctctctccccacagcagcacctgggctgggggggggggaggggtgcctctccccgcCACGGCAGCTCTGGGACTGGGGCCACAGGAGAGGGGCCTCTCCCACGGCCGCGGCAGGTCTATGCCGGGGCTAGGTGGGACCAGAGGAGGGGTGTCTCTCCCATGGCAGAAGCAGGTCTGTGTCAGGTCTCAGTTGGCACCGGGGGAGAAGCACGTCTCCCCTGGCCATGGCAGGTCCATAGCTGGGCTGGACTGGGTCCGGAGCTGGGGGAGAGgactctctccctgctgcagccctgagcacctgtgTGGCATTTAATAGGCTGCTGCCCGGCCACGctgcttagagggaacttagataTCTGATGTAAAAAGGAGTATGCTGTTGTAGTCACATTGGTCCCacggtattagagagacaaggtgggtgaggtaatatattttattggaccaatttctgttggtgagagagacaagcttttgaggttagaaaaagctctgtgtaagctcaaaagcttgtcgctctcaccaacagaagttggtccagtaaaaaggAGTGCATGTCACTACATCTGAAGCCATCCCTAAagcctgtggggtgggagggaacaaGATCTAGAATTACTGGTCCCTTAGGAGTTTTGTTGTGAAGGCTAAATTATGAGCATTCAAAGAGGAGAGGGATTGAAAGCAAGGTGTTGAATTCCCTGTACAATCATACTGACAGGGTCCCCATTATTTTACACAAGGATATTCCCACAAGTTTGGAGGGAGATGCTAGTGTGGAAAGCACCACTCCCTGAGCTCCAACCCTCCCTACCCCATGACATTACCTCTTAAGGTGTGCAAAACTCCAAAGCCCCAAAGGCATACCTTCGCCTCACCCATTTGCCCTGTGGATGCCATTTAATctcaaatgaagacaaaatgtcAGCATGTTTTGCTGTATTTCTGCAGTTTTCCTGACCCTCATCCGAAATATTGAAGGGCACAACCCTgtcatatttttgtaaaaaataaataatattgtatTTGAGTATTAGCTGGACCCTGCTGAAACAAACTTTCTGCTTCAAGTCTTTTTAAACAAAGGTTGTTTGTTTAGGACTAAAATTCatcttttgtttttgctttgtgttcAGCAGTATTCAGAAGAATTTAAGCAACTGTGCATATTGCTCTTGTGAATAACTTCTTTTACCTCTGGGCTATTGATTCAAAACTTATCAGAGTTCTTAGTGAAAATGAATTCTCTGATCTTAGTTCAGTTCCTAGTCCAGAGCAGATCCAAACACCCACTGCAGAAATTACAAAACTAACATACGGAACATGACACATTCAAATTTGTGACATGAATGGTAAACACTACACAAGAGAGCACAAGTTCTACACTGTGATGTATCCACACCTGTAGTTACTGTCCATTTCAAATTAATGTTTAGTATTAGTGTGAGAAACAGTTCTTTACAAGAAGGTCGTTGTGTGTGGATCATTTGCCTTCACTGGTTTGATGAGAGTACTGGAAGTACTGTTCTAAAAATTTATACTTCCTGGAactaactttccactgtaagaaAAGTTGCTAAGCAGGTTTTATATGTCTTAATTCTAGGAAATACTGCCTCTTTTAGGGACTGTATTTCTGAGAATCTCTACCTATATGGTGTTCAAATGTGGGAGTGTATACTCTAGTGAGCACTTGTGGTACTTGCTTTAGTTAAGgttgaaaaataattttcatcaGCATGTTTTCAATCACTCGTAACCTTCTTAAACGTTGATCATTTGagttgacattttccatgcttgCTGGAAAGTGAGAGAAAAAAACTGTTTAGCTTTTTAGGAATTATGTgtatgaaaataaacatttttcgccttgaaaaaaaaatcactcccctccccctccctggtccCTTGCCAACAAGGGTAAAGCTTAAAAGTGGCAAAACTTTGAAACGTGAAACCCGGTATGTCATTACTTCCTAATGAGTAGTATGTGCTTTGCTATGTTGCAAAGAATTTGGCTATCAAACAGCAAAGTTCTGCATATTAGGAAATGTGCACATGAGCCAAAGAAAGTTTTTGTGAGCAATGACAACTTTTGATGCAAACATGCTGGCTTTAAGCCTTTAGAAGGATTGGACTGATTTTCTTCAAAGAAGGCTTAATGTTTAGGTCTCAATCAGGCCCAAAAAGAAGACAAGTTTGTGAATTCTAGCGTCGGTGGTTTGAGTGTGTGGTagtacagtgctcatttgataCACAAGTGGAACTATTCTCCTCAGTATACAAAGAAGATCACTTTGGGTCACTCCACAAGACTGGAATCTGGGGCCCTAGGCACACCATAACATACACCCTAGCATATCACTCTGTGAAGAAACTCTTTTACCTCTGGGATACCACCCAGAGAGGCAAGGGCAGTGTCATGGCAGCCCTTCCCTCCTCACTCCACCCCAGGTGCAGCGGGGCCCTCTTTGGAGCAGTACTTACTCCAACACCTGCGGTTTATCCATCTGAGTTGGTGGTCTGGGTTCATTGcattcttctcttcctgccaCATAGAGATATGTTGGGGTGGTGTTGGTGGGACAACCCAGAGCAGTAACTCTTTGTGTTAACTCAAAAGTTCCTAAGTAATTTAGGCGAatacatctcattttcaaaagtgatttagactTTTAAgaatctaagtcccattgactttcagtgagagttAGGCTTATAAGtcccttaggtacttttgaaaattttacccactaAGTCAATGTTGTCGCCAGATGccaccagtgtggtgctctgctccgTTCAATGATGATAAGAgttggctgcgtgcgtgtgttccctctgtgtgctgccctggctTTGTGCagatagctggcacagcagaccctgagagaacccccagtgaccacagactccgataaggtacgaaggcacccggccaggcttattgtcaaacaaagcacagtaatagtttcccacagactctacaggacatactacgaatatgtgccccctgacaatggactGGCTCAGTCCATGGCGGGATTCTCCAcagccccctaggccagacaaagataacCCTTCAGGGGaacatttttatacacag
The DNA window shown above is from Trachemys scripta elegans isolate TJP31775 chromosome 1, CAS_Tse_1.0, whole genome shotgun sequence and carries:
- the MYF5 gene encoding myogenic factor 5; amino-acid sequence: MEVMDSCQFSPSEFFYDSSCISSPEGELGDDFEHGLAAFGAHQTDGPWSDEEEHVRAPTGHHQAGHCLVWACKACKRKSTTMDRRKAATMRERRRLKKVNQAFDTLKRCTTANPNQRLPKVEILRNAIRYIESLQEVLREQVENYYSLPGQSCSEPTSPTSSCSDGMAECNSPAWPRRNSRFDTVYCPDPHSVFSITFALLCSTDKSTTLSSLDCLSSIVDRISSTSDQAALPLRDTASLPANASLDSQPGTPRTPPHSRLIYHVL